From Leptolyngbyaceae cyanobacterium, the proteins below share one genomic window:
- a CDS encoding ThiF family adenylyltransferase has product MLDLNYSKSVPILTRNSQQINIWVIGTGGTGGWLVPNIARLLKVLETSSNKKVSCTLVDPDIVEAKNIARQNFIQSEIGCNKALVLATRYNLALGCNLTATAKPFQRDLLDNYWRGLTVIIGCVDNAAARYQISQCLDFNQNKEPNILYLDCGNHAHSNSGQVLLGSTNQFELKNAFDNPDNPSFCINLPSPTLQHPELLEPQPEELSDTTLSCAEIALRNQQGLFVNQQVAAIATEYVKALLLTGGLRRFATYFNSDIGSMRSHYIWTSNLTQYNSK; this is encoded by the coding sequence ATGCTAGACCTAAATTACAGCAAATCTGTACCAATTTTAACTCGAAACAGCCAACAAATCAACATCTGGGTTATTGGAACTGGGGGAACAGGAGGATGGCTTGTACCTAATATAGCTAGGCTGCTCAAAGTCTTAGAAACAAGTAGCAACAAAAAGGTTAGTTGCACCTTGGTAGATCCTGATATTGTTGAAGCTAAAAACATTGCCAGACAGAACTTTATTCAGAGCGAAATAGGCTGCAATAAAGCCCTAGTCCTAGCAACTAGATACAACCTGGCATTGGGATGCAATCTAACTGCGACCGCCAAACCTTTTCAGCGAGATTTATTAGATAATTATTGGAGAGGTTTAACTGTAATTATCGGCTGTGTGGACAATGCAGCAGCCCGTTACCAAATCAGCCAATGTTTAGATTTCAATCAAAATAAAGAACCGAATATTTTGTATTTGGATTGCGGTAATCACGCCCATTCAAATTCTGGACAAGTATTACTAGGTTCAACCAATCAATTTGAACTTAAAAACGCTTTCGACAACCCAGATAATCCTAGCTTTTGTATCAACCTGCCTTCACCTACTTTGCAGCATCCTGAATTGCTGGAACCTCAACCTGAAGAATTGAGCGATACTACACTTTCTTGTGCGGAAATCGCATTACGCAATCAACAAGGATTATTCGTTAATCAACAAGTAGCGGCAATTGCTACAGAGTATGTCAAAGCGCTGCTATTAACAGGAGGATTGAGACGATTTGCTACCTACTTTAATAGTGATATTGGGTCGATGCGATCGCACTACATTTGGACTAGCAATCTAACTCAATATAACTCAAAATGA
- a CDS encoding Mov34/MPN/PAD-1 family protein — protein MTQFVEYKTALHSTLPPMSDSALEYWLSRNGIFVRAQRQGIKACFPIANCRIAGLAAIEPYFQMEYPRVPMEITKLMLLLSEDADENEILFHLSFQTGHWHLEVPAQIATSTSVTPLISSLDSSYERALIEVHSHANMSSEFSETDNREETGFRIFAVLGKLKSQPEINARIGIYSHFYSIPASWVFELPPTLVEKA, from the coding sequence ATGACTCAATTCGTAGAGTATAAAACTGCTCTACATTCAACTCTACCCCCGATGAGTGATAGCGCACTGGAATATTGGTTATCTAGAAATGGGATATTTGTTAGGGCGCAACGACAAGGAATTAAAGCTTGTTTTCCAATTGCCAATTGTCGAATTGCTGGATTGGCAGCAATAGAACCTTATTTTCAAATGGAATACCCTCGCGTACCGATGGAAATAACTAAATTGATGTTGTTACTTAGTGAAGACGCGGACGAAAATGAAATACTTTTTCACCTATCCTTTCAAACCGGACATTGGCATTTAGAAGTACCAGCCCAAATTGCCACGTCAACTAGCGTTACGCCGTTAATAAGCTCGCTCGATTCATCTTATGAAAGAGCTTTGATTGAAGTGCATTCTCATGCCAATATGAGTAGTGAATTTTCGGAAACAGACAATCGAGAAGAAACTGGATTTAGAATATTTGCAGTTTTAGGTAAGCTGAAAAGCCAGCCGGAAATTAATGCTCGAATTGGCATTTATTCCCACTTTTACTCGATTCCGGCGTCTTGGGTATTTGAACTACCACCGACGCTGGTTGAGAAAGCGTGA